The sequence TTTTTTAGTTGTAGGAGCTGAAACAATCCAGTAGCAATGGGGATCATCGAAAGGATCAAGGAAATTGAGGCCGAAATGGCTCGGACTCAGAAAAATAAAGCCACAGGTAATTTCTCTTTTTACTTGATTTCCCTATATTTATTGGGTATTTAAATATAATATGGTCTTTTATGAATTGGGTTAtatcttaattttttgtttatttaattggAATGCTGAAAAAATGCAGAGTATCATCTTGGCCAGCTCAAGGCAAAGATTGCCAAGCTCAGGACTCAGCTTTTGGAGCCTCCAAAAGTATGCAACTTttccatacacacacacacacacacacacacacacacacaccacacacacacacacccacacacacccacacacacccACATGAGTTTAATTTGATATGAATGTAGAATTTTCCTGTATTAACGTTAGGAACTTTGATGGCCATGAGCTTCTTGGTAATGCTTTGTACAATAATTTTGTTCATGTGGTTGTGGTTTAGAGTTACCATTTTTAATGATTCAAAACTGAAATTCAGGGGTCTAGCGGAGGTGGAGATGGTTTCGAAGTTACAAAGTTTGGTCACGGACGTGTTGCGCTTATTGGGTTTCCAAGGTTTGCAATATTTATATAACCTTAACATGCATTGTGTATcgtttaaagaaaacaaaatgaaatgttttggctTTAAAAGTAACAAGACATGGCCAGTCCTTATGAGTTTTGCCTATCGTTTGTAGTGTGGGGAAGTCGACACTTTTGACTATGTTGACGGGCACACACTCTGAAGCTGCATCTTATGAGTTCACAACTCTTACCTGCATTCCTGGGATTATACATTACAATGATACAAAAATTCAGCTGCTCGATCTTCCTGGAATTATTGAAGGTGCTTCAGAAGGCAAAGGTCGTGGGAGGCAGGTGAATATTCTCTTTAAGATTCTTCTCCTCTTGTGATAACATGTCATTATTCGTTTATTGTACAATAATATTATGAGAATTTTACAGCAAGATTTTTAAATAAACGCCTCATGATAGAGACTTGTATTTGGCCCTTGGCAATTCAATATCTTCTCTTCTGCTCTGATTTCCAAGTATCGTGGAAATGGATAGAATTTGATAAGACTCCGTCTTGCAGGTTATTGCTGTTGCCAAGTCTTCAGATATTGTTTTGATGGTCCTTGATGCCTCAAAAGTAAGTATTTATTCTGTAGTAACATGCTGTTGTTACTACTGGTATATCAATAGCTGATAAATAAGTTTACTACTCTTCTGCTTACTGACCTTTCATTGTTTTCATTCTTAGCAACCTGCTCGACCTCTTGACCCTGTCCTGTTGATGCATTATGTTGATTACCTGTTTTGCTTGGTTTCTGTCAGTTATTTAGTATAACGCTTGCGTTTTGATGTTTCAGAGTGAAGGTCATCGGCAAATATTGACAAAGGAGCTGGAAGCTGTGGGCCTACGTTTAAACAAGAAGCCGCCTCAAGTAAGTTTTATCTTCTTAATATTTATTAGCATTTTTGATAACAGACTGAACATGGTCTTAGTTTCTGTCGGGTTTTAAGCTGTTTCCATATATTGTTTGTTATGTTTGCTTTGTTAACTGTGGACTTAAGCTGGATTTTGCATTTTGTTCCATGGGCAGATATacttcaaaaagaaaaagactggAGGAATTTCTTTCAACAGCACTTGCACTTTGACTCATGTGGATGAGAAGCTTTGTTATCAAATTCTACACGAATACAAAATTCACAATGCTGAGGTACTTAGGATTAGTCAAGATTGTCCTTTATCAAAGCTAATGGTGATTCTTTTATTGGGCATACACAACTAATGGTACATGATTTTCTTCAAGTCACTGTACAATCTTTCATTTGGGTGATACTTTCTTTTCTGTGCTCATCCCATGGAAAAGAATACTCATGTATGATAAATTTAATGCAGTTGCTGTTTCGCGAGGACGCGACAGTGGATGATCTTATTGATGTGATTGAGGGAAACCGGAAATACATGAAGTGTGTATATGTGTACAACAAGATAGACGTTATTGGTATTGATGATGTGGACAAATTAGCCCGTCAGCCGAATTCTGTTGTCATTAGTTGCAATCTCAAGGCAAGTTCTACACTTCTTGTTTTTATTCAAATGAGATACGGAGTACATCTGTGTTACCAGTAAGAAACCTTGAGCAATCTCTGCAGttgcaaaattgaaaaactttTGGTCAGAGCACAGAAGACATTGCCTACTGTGGTTCTTTCCAttagaattgtgtttttgttggacCCTAATTTTCAACATGTGTAAACATTACATTACAATTGATTTAGAGGCTGTTTGATAACCATTCCGTTTTCAGTTCAGAAAACTGAAATCTTGTTTGGAAAGTTttcagttaaaaaaaataaaataaagctgaaaaccaaaaattaaaaatgaaatggCTTTCAAACGGTTCAGGAAAATTAACTTTGCGTATTAAACGGTTCAGGAAACTTAACTCTGTGTTTTTATCTTGCTCACAGCTGAACTTTGACAGACTGCTTGCAAAAATGTGGGAAGAGATGGGACTTGTTAGAGTTTATACAAAGCCGCAGGGCCAGCAACCTGATTTCGGTGATCCAGTAGTTCTTTCTGCTGTAAGttgcaaatatttttgttgTGTGTGTCTTTATAGGATCAATTAGCTCTCCATCATATGAGCTTTCTGGCTTGCTTTGTTTTCTCTTATtcctctttgcatgtgtgtgtaggATAGAGGGGGCTGCACTGTTGGAGACTTCTGTAATCATATACACAGGAGTTTGGTGAAGGAAGTAAAATACGTGTTAGTGTGGGGTACAAGTGCAAGGCATTACCCACAGCATTGTGGCCTCGGTAATGTTTTGAATGATGAAGACGTGGTCCAAATTGTGAAGAAAAAGGTAAACCGGTCTTTCTGTTGTTCATTGCAAGTAAAACTTTCTTATAGATACATACAATATCGCATTGATTTTTCTGCATAATTTGTGTCCCATGATTATTCTGATTCCGGATGCTTGTTGGGTCTTACTGTTTTCTGTTCTCTTTGCAACCGGATGAGGAAAAATATTCTTTCGAAAACAATCTAATATTTGGCATTTGGATTCTCCAGGACAAGGAAGGGGAAGGGAGGGGTCGGTTTAAATCACATTCAACGGACCCTGCTCGTATATCTGACAGAGTGAAGAAGGCCCCCCTGAAGCAGTAGTATCATTGATAGGCAATCCATGCAAACCCGAGTTTCTTACATGAACCGCCACAGAAGAATTATCCGCGGATGAGATGTATTTGAGATGCCTACGGAGCACGACATAGTCAAATCATTTGATTAATTCTGAAGTGAAGAATTGGTGCTAGAATGTCGTGTTTATGGGAGTAGGTAGATTTTTTGGTCCTTGTGTTGTAAGTTTAGATTAATTACTTCATGGAATGTTGAACATGTACTGCACCATGATCTCTGTTTTGGAGATGGTGTTTAATACACTTCGAAAACGCTCTTCAGCTTTATCTTGCTGGCGTGCCAAGCATAGATTCCGACCTATCCAGCTAAAGTCGGATGCACACATTTGTAGAAAGATAGCAATATTTTTCGACGAGAAAATTTACAGTGACATGAGAGTGAGGGTGTACCCCGGTTATACAGTAGAATCTCTCCAGCTACACCCAGGAGATTTTACCATGCCTCTTTGATTCATCATCATTCTCACTCTCTCAGCATCATCCCATTTATTTGTTTCTGCGTAAGTATTTGCCAAAAGCACGTAATTTCCTGCATCGCGCGGTTCTATTTCGAAGAGTTGCCTGGCTGCCATCTCGCTCAACTCAGCATTGCCATGAACCTTGCAAGCTCCTAACAAGGAGCCCCAAATCTTTGCATCGGCAACACCGACATTGTCTATTATAAGATTGTATGCCTTTTCAAGCATCCCAGCCCTTCCAAGAAGATCAACCATGCAAGCATAGTGCTCCTTTTGTGGCTCAATGCCGAAAACCTGAGTCATGAGCTCAAAATACCGGCACCCTTTCTCAACCAGTCCGGCATGGCTACATGCGTTGAGGAGACCGACGAATGTAACCTCGTTCGGTCTAACTCCTTCCTTTTGCATCTTCGAGAAAAGATCCAATGCATCCTCGGCCTTTCCATGGTCAGCAAGGGCAGTGACCAACGCACTATAGGATATGACATCTCTCATGCTCATTCTGTTG is a genomic window of Malus domestica chromosome 09, GDT2T_hap1 containing:
- the LOC103414762 gene encoding developmentally-regulated G-protein 2 encodes the protein MGIIERIKEIEAEMARTQKNKATEYHLGQLKAKIAKLRTQLLEPPKGSSGGGDGFEVTKFGHGRVALIGFPSVGKSTLLTMLTGTHSEAASYEFTTLTCIPGIIHYNDTKIQLLDLPGIIEGASEGKGRGRQVIAVAKSSDIVLMVLDASKSEGHRQILTKELEAVGLRLNKKPPQIYFKKKKTGGISFNSTCTLTHVDEKLCYQILHEYKIHNAELLFREDATVDDLIDVIEGNRKYMKCVYVYNKIDVIGIDDVDKLARQPNSVVISCNLKLNFDRLLAKMWEEMGLVRVYTKPQGQQPDFGDPVVLSADRGGCTVGDFCNHIHRSLVKEVKYVLVWGTSARHYPQHCGLGNVLNDEDVVQIVKKKDKEGEGRGRFKSHSTDPARISDRVKKAPLKQ